Proteins encoded together in one Micromonospora kangleipakensis window:
- a CDS encoding HAD family hydrolase — protein MPQCREATVLIFDADDTLWENNVLFERVIDDFLAWLDHPTLDRTEIRAILDDIERANAVAHGYGSKVFLRSLGECLERLRARPATERERRELDELAAALVGHTVELMPGVAETLDDLATRHELLLLTKGEQEEQQRKLDASGLLRHFRAAHIVREKDVETYRWLAAEHAFDPAGAWMIGNSPRSDILPARAAGLNAVFIPNENTWVLEHDELDPTDAGVVRLAAFPDLLRHF, from the coding sequence ATGCCGCAGTGCCGGGAGGCGACGGTGCTCATCTTCGACGCCGACGACACGCTCTGGGAGAACAACGTCCTCTTCGAGCGGGTGATCGACGACTTCCTCGCCTGGCTGGACCATCCCACGCTGGACCGTACCGAGATCCGGGCCATCCTCGACGACATCGAGCGGGCCAACGCCGTGGCGCACGGCTACGGCAGCAAGGTCTTCCTGCGCAGCCTGGGGGAGTGCCTGGAGCGGCTGCGCGCGCGGCCGGCCACTGAGCGGGAGCGCCGGGAGCTGGACGAGCTGGCCGCGGCGCTGGTCGGGCACACCGTCGAGCTGATGCCCGGGGTCGCGGAGACGCTGGACGACCTCGCCACCCGCCACGAGTTGCTGCTGCTCACCAAGGGGGAGCAGGAAGAGCAGCAGCGCAAGCTGGACGCCTCGGGCCTGCTGCGCCACTTCCGCGCCGCGCACATCGTCCGGGAGAAGGACGTCGAGACGTACCGGTGGCTCGCCGCCGAGCACGCGTTCGACCCGGCCGGTGCCTGGATGATCGGGAACTCCCCGCGGTCGGACATCCTGCCGGCCCGGGCCGCCGGCCTGAACGCGGTCTTCATCCCGAACGAGAACACCTGGGTGCTGGAGCACGACGAGCTGGACCCGACCGACGCCGGGGTGGTCCGGCTGGCCGCTTTCCCCGACCTGCTCCGGCACTTCTGA
- a CDS encoding DUF4184 family protein: MPLTFPSHLAPVLPLKLWRPHWFDGVALATGAVSPDVGYLFSGTRYDLGLRTHTLGGLLWWCLPVALGYAWIVRRTIAGIAVHLPGDRAFAWRDHAALGGVRHPWQVTVCSALIGAASHVAWDRVTHTDRWLRALGVDWHALTGMDWWFFGDLLSTVGGAVVVVGLALRAARRHEIFDGVRPPTPPPRPTVFWGMALIVTAAGAAVLPALPYATVPAPGGVRLLHLGALALIAGAVAAGRSEARRVGGRTGRSEEKQRHSG, encoded by the coding sequence GTGCCGCTGACGTTCCCCTCGCACCTGGCTCCGGTGCTGCCGCTGAAGCTGTGGCGCCCGCACTGGTTCGACGGGGTGGCGCTGGCCACCGGGGCGGTGTCGCCGGACGTCGGCTACCTGTTCAGCGGCACCCGGTACGACCTCGGGCTGCGGACCCACACGCTGGGCGGGCTGCTCTGGTGGTGCCTGCCGGTCGCGCTCGGCTACGCCTGGATCGTCCGCCGGACGATCGCCGGGATCGCGGTGCACCTGCCCGGCGACCGTGCCTTCGCCTGGCGGGACCATGCCGCCCTCGGCGGCGTCCGGCATCCATGGCAGGTCACCGTCTGCTCGGCGCTGATCGGCGCGGCCAGCCACGTCGCCTGGGACCGGGTCACCCACACCGACCGCTGGCTGCGCGCCCTGGGCGTCGACTGGCACGCGCTCACCGGCATGGACTGGTGGTTCTTCGGCGACCTGCTCAGCACGGTGGGCGGCGCCGTCGTCGTGGTCGGCCTGGCGCTGCGCGCCGCCCGCCGGCATGAGATCTTTGACGGCGTGCGACCGCCGACGCCACCGCCGCGGCCCACGGTCTTCTGGGGGATGGCGCTGATCGTCACGGCCGCCGGCGCGGCGGTGCTGCCGGCGCTGCCGTACGCGACGGTGCCGGCCCCGGGCGGGGTGCGGCTGCTGCATCTGGGTGCGCTCGCGCTGATCGCCGGCGCCGTGGCGGCCGGCCGGTCCGAGGCGCGACGGGTGGGCGGGCGGACCGGCCGCTCCGAGGAGAAACAGCGCCACTCCGGCTGA